The Candidatus Woesearchaeota archaeon genomic interval ACTCCTGCAATTGCCAGCACGTTCCCTGCTGTAACCTCTTCCATCTGCGCAACTTTTCCGTTTGGGTTGCAGCTTATAATATCTTTTCCAAATTCAGATTCAGGGTCGCCGTGCCATATTTTCGGGATTCTGTATTTTTGGGCCTCAAGCGGATCAGGAAGGTGCTTTATAACCATGTCAAGCACAACTTCATGCAAAGGCGCATTTTCCCATACCCATTTTTTTCTCTCCTCTCCGCTCAGCTCGTAAATCTTAAGAATGTCCTTGAAGCCTATGTTTTTCTTCTTCATAAACGGAACAGACATTGCCCAGTTGTCCCTTGCTGAGCCGAATGCAACGCTTCCATCCATGATATCAACCTGAAATTTCTTCTTTAATTCAGGCTCTGCTATCTCATCTATTAAAACATTGAAATCCTTGAAAATCTTCATAAACCTTTCCTGCATCTGCTCCGGAGTAAACTGCAGCTCTTTTATCAGCCTGTCAACCTTATTAATAAAAAGAAGCGGCTTAACCCTTTCCCTTAATGCCTGTTTTATAACAGTTTCAGTCTGCGGCATTATGCCTTCGCAAGCGCAAACTAAGACGATTGTTCCGTCAATAGCTCGCATTGCCCTTGTAACATTTCCGCTGAAATCAATGTGCCCGGGAGTGTCAATCAAATTAATAAGATATTCCTTGCCTTCAAACTCATGCACCATTGAAACATTTGCAGCATCAACTGTAAGCAATCTGTCCTGCTCATCCTTGTGCTGCCACGTCTCCATTCCAGCATCTAAGCTTCCGGCATTTTTTTCAGCCATCAAGCCTGCAGCTGCAAGAAGGTTGTCTGTGAAAGCTGTATTATGAATGACCATGCCCTCTGCTACAAAATTGTGAGTTTCAGGAACAGTGAAATCATAAACCACTTCCTCAAATCCCTGCTCGATTGATTTTACTTCTATGAACGCAAGGTCTTCATCGCCTTTATCTTTCAATAATTTATTGACGAGCATAAGTTTATTTCCGACTTTCACAGTATCACAAACAATGCTTCCAGAAACTGCGTTAACTAGAGTCTTTAATTTTTCAATTTTTTCTTTTAGTCCAAAGCCTATCTGTTTCTCAAAATTAATTGCGGATAATCCTGAGATGGTTAGGGCATTATCTTTTTCTTTTATGGCAATGCAGCCGAATCTCAAGAGCAATAAATGCAAATCATCAATCATTTTTTGGCTTGCAGAAGATAGCGTAACAGCGCTTCTAGATTTTTCAACCCCCCCATCAGTATCAAAATAACCTTTTAATAATTGTGCAATGTACTTTTTATCAGAATTAAATACGAAATCCGATATTTTAATGTTGTGGGCTTTTTTCTTCAACGGATAATCAAATAGGCATTTTAACACATATGCAAGAGTCATGTTTGTAATAATCTCGGGTGTTTTTTCTTTCCATTGGACTTTTGTTGTTTTAATGCCTACTTTTCTGCATATTTCAATGACTTTATTTCCCAAATCATCTTTTCCAACAACAAATTTTTTTCCAGAACCATCTCCTAAAAATAAACCTGCAAGGTAAAAGAGTTCTTCAAAATTTACAGGCAACTTTATTTTTAATGAATTTTGGCCCCTTTGCTTTCCAGTTCTGTAAAAAATGAAACTAATATTGTCGTAAATCATTTCGATATCAAGATTGAAGAGATTACATATCTTGAGCAAATCATTTAAATTATGCCTGTTCTGCCATAGCCCATGATAAAAAGATTTGGGTTTAACAGAAATTGGCAGTTGCTTTAAATTCTTAATGCCATATTCCAGGATTTTTTTCTTCAATGATGAGCCAAAATCTGGTTTAAGATTGACATAAAAATTTTCAGTTGAAAGTTTTTCTAGAATTTTTCTTTTTGTATTCATAGTTGAGTTTGCATCCAACTTTCTTGCACATACAACCCTGTCGCCAAGCTTCAAGTCTTTAGCTTCAAGTTCTATAAAATTTCCATCCTTGGAAACAATATACTTGTGCTCTGGGGTTGTGGCGATCTCAAATCTGTTTCTTAATTTTATTTTAATTGTTTTTCCGCCTGTTAGCCTCCAGGCATATTGAATTTCTTTTTTCTCGAGTCTCCCTGTGTTTTTGTTAAGGGAAAAGACGGTTATTGATTTATTTGGAGAAAAAATAGTGCAATCTTCGTTTTCTTTGAAAACATTGCCGTTATTCGAAACTTCCTCATAGACTTCTTGTGCTGTTTTTATACGCCCATCAGCCAATATCAACCTTGAATTGCCGGATATGCATTTTCCGTGATGTATGTGCGCAGAGGTGCAGATATTCCTGATCTGTGTCTGCGCCCTCATCAATCTCCTGAATTTGTCTAGTTTTGTTTCTGCTGCCATTTTTTAGAAAACATGAATTTCATGCACGGTTTTATAGCTGTGCAGCTCATTTTTATTGAACCACAGCTCTATCTCTTTTTTTGCCTCTTCTTTTGAAGATGACGCATGTATAAGGTTCTTTATCGAAATTCCTTTCCTGTCAGTGTACTCGTAAGAATGATGCGCAAAATCTCCCCTTATTGTTCCGGGCAGCGCAGTCCTTGGCTCTGTTGCTCCTACAAGCTTTCTTACAATCTCAACTGCATGCAGGCCTTCCATGACAATCGCAATTACAGGGCCGGATGTGATAAAATCTTCCAGCCCTTTATAGAATGGCTTCTTAATATGGGCTTCATAATGCTTTTTTGAAAAATCCTTGCTCAGCCAAACCATTTTCATGCCAACTATCTTCAGCCCTGCATTTTCAAACCTGTCAATGATTTTGCCGCTGATGCTTCTTTGTACTGCATCAGGCTTCATCATTATAAATGTTCTCTCAATCATTTTTTACCCTCTTTCAACCTTTTATGCTCAGCTGTCCATTTTAATTTTCTTGGGCTTCTGTTTAAGTTGAGATTTCTCTCGCATTTTGAAGAGCAGAAATAAAGCATGCTGCCGTCATTCTTCACAAGCATTTTTCCTGTTCCCGGCTTCAGTAAATTGCTGCAAAATATGCATTTCGCCATTTTATTTCCTTCCGCTCTGCGTAAGCCTCTGGGCTTCTATCTCTGTTTCCCTTAGCATCAAAATATCCCCTATTCTTATCGGGCCTTTGACATTTCTTCTCAAGGTCTTGTTCTGGTCGCGGCCTTCAAGCACTTTGCACCTGATTTGTATCGCTTCCCCCCTTGTCCCTGTTCTTCCTATGACTTCTTCAACTCTTGCAGGAATTGCCTGCGTAAAGCTGATTACGCCTTTCTTTTCTTCCTCTGCTTTCTGGGGCCTTTGCTGTACTTCTTTCTTGCCGTCTGTTTTAAGGTGCTTTGTAACATCAGTTTGCGGTTTAGCCATTTTATCTTAAGCTGTTTGTTATCTCTTTTAATAAGTCTTTTGCTTCGCCTTCATTCACTATTGCAACGCTGACTGTCGGAACATCCAGCCCGGCAGCTGCGCCAAGCTCTTCCCTTGATGTGACTTTAACGCATGCAATGTTCTTTTCCTTGCACACCTTTTCTATTGTTTCCTTTGATGCTTCAGCCATTTTAACCTCCAATTTTTCTTTTCTGGAGAACAATCAGAATTGTCTCCTCATTCGGGCAATGATGCCTTCATTAATCATTGGTTTATATTAATTTAGAGAAAAATGGGTTTGTTTATAAAGTTTGTTGTTTTTTGCAAATAATGCTTTTGCAGCTCTGCTCGTTATTTCTCTGCTTGAAATTTGCTTCTGATTTCATTAATCTTTTTTCTGATTTTTTAACTTCTCCAGCATAATATTCTCTGCCAAAATCATTCGTAAATAGTGGTAGGGCTTGCAGAGTGTTTTTAGTCATGCTTACTTTTTTATACATATGTATGATTAATAATACAGCCAATGTATGACTCTTACGGAAATCAATTTAAGACATCTTATTGTTCTTTTAGAAAAAGGGGTTTATTTATGAAGTTTTTTGGATTTTTGATGTTAAAGCAATTCTGCAAGATCTTTCATATCCCTGTCTGCAGCATGCATGTAGATCTAAGTTGTCTGAGGTTTGCATGGCAGCATATTCTATTTCCCGCAATAACTTCGAGAAATAGTTGTTGATGTTCAATCGGCAAATGGCGAATTAGTGGAAAGGGCAAAACTCCAAAGCCGAAAGATTTATATACTACTCTACAGTTATATCACATAAGATGGAAAAAGATTTAGTATTAATTGCAACAACTGAAGAAGTTTTAAAATATGCCGATAAAGCTTGTGTTCAAGCAAGTGAAGAATTCAGAAGGGAATTCCAACTAGATAGTAGCCGACCATTTGTAAATTATTTCCTTCATATGATTCAAAATGGTAATCGAAGAACATCTTATCATGATAATTTTAGTATATTAACTCTTGATAAATTTGATCCAAAACCTGATTTAGATGGTATGGTTGACAAATATTTGCATGTAGGAATTCCAGGCACTACTATTAGAATGGTCATGCCTCCATTAATTATTACAAATGCAGAAGCACGATCTGAAGTCTTGGAAGCTTTTAAGAAAGCTGGGTATCATAGAACTGTAGATTTACTGAGAATGCAAAAATAATTCTTGCCCTTTCTTCTTCTATTCTATTGAACTTCGTTCTTGATAGTATTTGCCATTTGCCGACTTTTCGTACGAAATTTTCCCCCACTTTGTAGGATAAAAGAGTACAACGGCGATTTAAAGGAAAATTTGGTCGCTTACGCCAAATCGCCGCAACATTTTTATACCAATAATCAATTTAATCATAAATGGAGCTCACTAAAGATCAATCAGATGCAATGCAGGAGAAGATCAGCAAGATGTCTCCAGAGGAGCTTAAGGAATTCCAGAAGCAGCAGTGCGTATTCTGCCATATAATCTCCGGCAAAGTGCAGTCAAAGAAAGTTTATGAAGATGACAAGTGCATTGCAGTGCTTGACATCAATCCTGCCAATCCAGGGCATATGCTTGTTCTCCCAAAAGAGCATTATTCCATTATGCCGCAGATTCCGGAAGATGAAGTCGGCTATTATTTCAAGGTTGCCAAGGCGTTGTCGCAGGTAAGCCTGAAGGCATTGCAGAGCCATGGCACAACGATATTTGTTGCAAACGGCATTGCAGCAGGCCAGAAAGCGCAGCATTTTATGGTCCATGTTATCCCAAGAGTTGAAAATGATAATGTTGGATTGGAAATTCCTCATAATAGAATCAGCGAGGACGATCTGAACAAAGTAAGAAAGCTATTGGCTGAAAAACTCGGAGCAGTGGAAGCGGAAATTGTAGAAGAGCCTAAGAAAGAGCTTGAAGAAAAAAAAGAAATCAAACCTGAAAAGAAAGCTAAAAAAGAAAAAACAGATAAAAAATCAGAAGAAAAAGTGGATCTTGATGACATTGCAAAATTATTGGGCGGCGGAAAATGATGGACAACTGCCCTTTCTGCGCAATAATCGAGGGAAAAGCCGCTTCAAAGAAGATCTATGAAGATGAAAAAATAATCGCAATCCTTGATTTGAACCCTGCAAATGTGGGCCATGTCCTTGTCATGCCGAAAGAGCATTACCCGATAATCGAGCAGGTTCCTGATCCTCTTGTTGATGCATTGTTTAAAATTGCAAACAGGATTTCCATGACTGTGTTTGAAACATTAAAGGCAGAAGGGACAAATATCATTGTTACGAACGGAATTGCAGCAGGCCAGAAAGCAGCGCACTTTATGGTGCATATCATCCCAAGAGCTCAAAATGACAATATTAATTTCAACTGGAAGCCAAAGCAATTAAGCGAAGAAGAGATGTCAACAGTCGAGCTTAAGCTCAAGGAGCAGGCGAAAAAGATCGGAGAGTTTGAAAGGGAAAAGCCAAAGCCGATTGTGATCGAAGACAAGACTGAGAAGATCCCCGAGAAGATCGGGAAAGAGGAGAATTACCTGATAAAGCAGCTGGAGAGAATACCTTAGATAATGAAAAAGCACCCTAAATTCAGCATAGGCTTTATTATATTGTTGTTTGTTAGTTTTGTTTTTGGAGCAAATTCTCCTAGTGAAATTTGGGATTTCAATTCCGATGCTAAAGAAATCTTAATAGGCAGTATAGTGAATATAGGCCTGCCTCCTGTCTCTTGGAATCTAACAGTTAATAAAGGCATAGAAAACAAATATTTCGAATTAGGAATAATACAAGTCAGAAAAACCAGCAGTAATTTAACAGAAAGGAGAATTATAAAAATTCCTTTTTATCATTTTTTATTGCCTGTTTCAGGAGGAAAAGAGGTGATAGTAGATAAAGGCGAATTGGTAAAGATTTATGCAAATCCAACAACCATAGATGAAGATGTTTTTGAGCTTGCGATCAGCGGAGACTCAATTATACGTTTAAAAAGCCTTAATGATTCAAGCATAGAAGAAGTTAGCAAAGATTGTTTTGTTTATAGGGGAAGTTTAGTAGTTCATTTTAAAGAAGGAACAACAGAAAAGCAGACGCATAATATTCTTTGGAAACCACATGTTGCTAGCCCATCAAGTCCACTTGACCCTTTAAATTTGAGCTATATGGTCTATTTTACAAGAAATTCAACTTATTCTGATATTAAAAAATATGCAGATGATTCCCAAAAAGAAGGTATTGTAGAAGATGTTAGATTACAAAACCATAATGTAAGTTGTTATCCTGATTATTCTGAAAATTTTGAAAAAATCCTAACTGAAGAAGTGAAATATGAGAGAATAGATGCAATTGGTACGATACATTGTTTAAAAGGTTGCATTTTTAGATACAGCAATACTTCCAATACAATTTTCTCATCTAATGATCAAATTAAGAGATTTGCAGAAAGCAATCAGACTGTAAGAATTACAGGGGAATTAACTGTAAGAGATTGGTGTGGGCAAGAAAGATGGGAAACAATGCAACAACCATGTAGGCAACACTTATTAGATATTTATTCTCTAATCCCGATAAGTTCTCCAGAAGAACCAGAAATTAAGGAAGAAAAACAAATTGATAAAATCTCCAAAGAGCCTGCTTCAAGCATATTTCAAAAAATTTGGAAGCACATTTTAAATTTATTTAAATAACGATGGTCCTATCACATAAACCTTCATTCCTTTTTTACTTTCCCTATACCCCGCACTTGTCATATTGAACCTTTCACCACCGCAATCTCCGTCATAAAAAATCTCTCCGGTGTTTGGGTTTATTGCTTTTATAACAACTTGTTTATTATATATTTTTAATTGGTTGTAGAGCCTATTATATTCTACATTTTCAAATATTTCTTTTTCTTCATCTGTCAGCCTTTGCTCTGCTTTGGTGATTTCCCTGAACTTAAGCAAAAGTGCTTCTATTTTCTTATCCATTTTCTGCCTCTTTTGCAGCTCCAAATGAAAAGAATCCCAAAAATTCCTTTAGCTTCAAATAATTCAGATAAGTTTCAAAATTTCCTGAAGAAACTAGATTTTTAACAGCATCTGCATGGTTCATTCCGTTTTGCTTGAGCGCATTTTCATATGCTTTTTCATCAAAAGTTATTCCGCTTAAGCCATACATGTATAACCTATGTGCGTCGCCGGAAGTTATAAGAGGAACGTTAAACTCCCCGGCATCCAGTTCTGCCCTTACCGGAGAATAAATCTGAACCAATGTTTCGGTTCCATTCTTTTCAATCGCAGCAGCGCCTTTATCAACAGCTTCTTCGATATTTTTTCTCCCATTAGCGCCAATGCCCTCCCAAAAATAGGGATGGTTGATGACAACATAGCCTCCCATGTCAAACGCCCTGTCAATTGTTTCATCGAGGGGGATATTTTTATATGGCAGTCTGCCTTTATAGCAATGAATTCCTATTTCGCCCTTATCTGTCCAGTATTCAATTGACCTCAAAAGAACAAGCTGCCTGTCTTGGGAATGGATTACCATTGACCTTCCATCATTGTTCACTTCCAATTCGCACTTATTTTTGATGTTAAGCTTATATCTGCCTTCTTTTAACTGATCAAATGCCTCAGAATTTTCATGATCTGTAAGCGACCATATTGAAATCTCTTTCTCAAACAATAATTGGACTATCGCATTCAGATCATCGCCGTCAGAGAAACGTGAATGTGAATGATTTTCAAACCGCAAGCCAGCTTTGGGCTTTTGTGTTATGCCAAACATTTGGCGGCCTAAGAATTTAACAACAAATTCCCTGGACAGAGAATAAGGATGATCAACGCCTTCTTTGGCAAAATTCTTTAAAACATAGCTGAGATGCTTGTTAGTTAGTATCCCTTTTACAGCGTCAATATTCATGATAACCAAGAAACTATGCTTGTTTTTAAATCTTTCTATTTTTAACTACTATAAAGTAATTTAAATAGAAAAGCTTATATACTGATTCTTGCTACCGGGTAGTATGATTGTACTGTGGCAAAAATGAAAATTAAATTAAGCATTTCAATGGATCAAACCTTAGTTAAGGAAGCAGAGAAAGTCATTGAAGAAGGCAGGTTCAGGAATAAATCCCATATTGTTGAATATGCACTAAAAACATTCTTAAAAAAGGAATAAAATGGCATTAAATGCGGAAGTAATAAAGGAACTTGAATACCCTTTAGTCATGGATTGGAAGCTTGTAGAAAAATGGGCAGATAAGATTCCAATATTTAGCGAGAACGACCCAAAAAACCCAGAATGGAAAGCAACCCCGGTCAAGCAATTAGAAGGCTGCGAGAATGTTTTTGTAAAAGACGAATCAGACATTAGAAGCAACCCCACTCAAACTATAAAAGACAGGATGGCTTGGGAATTGACTGCTTTATTCAGGGATTATGCCAGAGGGCTGTACTTAAAAAAGAAATCGGGCTTAGTCAATGGAAATATTGGCTCATTAGTTGTTCCAAGATTGACTTATGTTACAGCAGGGAATGTTGGCAGATCTGTTTCAAATATGTTTGAAAAATTTGAGCTGCCGCCAATGAAGCTCTTAGTGGATTCTTATATACTTACTGAGAGGTTAGAGACATTAAAAGGATTGCATGCTGACATTTACAGGGCAGATTTAAGCAAAAAGCCCCTAACTGCTGGCGATATAAAAAGATTAACTAATAATGAAAATGGCATTGATATAACATCTGTGATGATTATAGAGCCTAATGCAGTTTTTTACGATTGGCATGTGCATGAAGCATTCAATGAATGCCCTGATGAGATTTATGTTCCTTATGGATCTGGGAGATTAATGGAAAATTATCTCACATGGCAAACGAGAAATGCACGAAACAAAGATCCAAGATTAAAGATACCGCTTGAAAAGCTTACTGGAATAAGCATATTAGGGGCAGAGCCTGAACAAAAAAGAAGCATTGCAGACAAACTTACCAAAAATTATAATCCTTTCATCATATTTGACGACCAAGATTTTTTAGCTTTAAAAACATTGGAATTTACAGGAAAAAACACAGGCGTATTTAAAGTATCAGAAGAAAGGATAAAACAAGCATATCAAATATTAAGCCAATATTGCAATACCGAACCATCAGCTGCTGCCGGGCTGGCATTATATTTGCAAAGATTTGACGAAGGCAAAATAAACCCAAGAAACAAGGCCCTGATAATTAACACAGGCAAAGGAATCTAATTTGTTATATAAGTTATAAAAGTTATAAAAAACAGAAAAGCTTAAATATAGGTTCTGGCTTTCTTACTGAAGGTGATGTTAAATGGATGTTTGCATAAAAAACATAAATGATGAAGACTGGCTGGCATTTAAGTCGGAATCTGCAAGGCATGGCATGAAAATGGGTGAGTTTTTTTCAAAAATAGTTGACGAGCATCAGGAGATGTGCAGTAAATTCAATACGAAAGAATTTCTGTTTGGAAAAAAGACATTGAGCGAAGAAGATGCAAAAAATATCAGAAAAGCAATGAAAGAATTCAGGAAGGGCTTCGAGTTCAGATAAAAATGGCTTTTGTATTGGACACTAATGTTTACATTGAAGTGGAAAGAAACAACCAGAAGGTAATAGGCGAACTGCAAAAATTGATCATATCCGATATTATATTTATCACAACAATGTCTTATTCTGAGATTTATTATGGGCTGTTGGTCGGTAAACAAGAAGAATTGAAAGAAAAAGCAGATATGCTGAATAAAATTCCCTTGCTAAACACAACCAAAAACAGCTCCAAATTGTTTTCTGAAATTAAATGCGGGTTAGAGAAGAAAGGAAAAATAATCCCTTTATTTGACATTCTTATAGCATCAATCACTATTGATAGCGGAATGACCTTATTGACAACTGATGAGCATTTTAAGCAGATTCCTGAATTAAAAGTAATCATATTGAAACCCTAAATAATCAGCAAAACCACATTCCCCCAGATCAAGGTTGCAATAAACGCGATCAGAAAGCTCGGCACAAATGGAATCCCGTCTTTAACCAATATCTTCCTGACTTTTCCTTTTTTATAAAGGCCAATCAGTTTCCTGATCTGATTTTTCTCAATTCCAAGGTCCTTGGGTCCGGCAACATACTTTCCATCAACATGAATGTCATTGACAAT includes:
- a CDS encoding type II toxin-antitoxin system VapC family toxin, whose product is MAFVLDTNVYIEVERNNQKVIGELQKLIISDIIFITTMSYSEIYYGLLVGKQEELKEKADMLNKIPLLNTTKNSSKLFSEIKCGLEKKGKIIPLFDILIASITIDSGMTLLTTDEHFKQIPELKVIILKP
- a CDS encoding GTP-binding protein; translated protein: MAAETKLDKFRRLMRAQTQIRNICTSAHIHHGKCISGNSRLILADGRIKTAQEVYEEVSNNGNVFKENEDCTIFSPNKSITVFSLNKNTGRLEKKEIQYAWRLTGGKTIKIKLRNRFEIATTPEHKYIVSKDGNFIELEAKDLKLGDRVVCARKLDANSTMNTKRKILEKLSTENFYVNLKPDFGSSLKKKILEYGIKNLKQLPISVKPKSFYHGLWQNRHNLNDLLKICNLFNLDIEMIYDNISFIFYRTGKQRGQNSLKIKLPVNFEELFYLAGLFLGDGSGKKFVVGKDDLGNKVIEICRKVGIKTTKVQWKEKTPEIITNMTLAYVLKCLFDYPLKKKAHNIKISDFVFNSDKKYIAQLLKGYFDTDGGVEKSRSAVTLSSASQKMIDDLHLLLLRFGCIAIKEKDNALTISGLSAINFEKQIGFGLKEKIEKLKTLVNAVSGSIVCDTVKVGNKLMLVNKLLKDKGDEDLAFIEVKSIEQGFEEVVYDFTVPETHNFVAEGMVIHNTAFTDNLLAAAGLMAEKNAGSLDAGMETWQHKDEQDRLLTVDAANVSMVHEFEGKEYLINLIDTPGHIDFSGNVTRAMRAIDGTIVLVCACEGIMPQTETVIKQALRERVKPLLFINKVDRLIKELQFTPEQMQERFMKIFKDFNVLIDEIAEPELKKKFQVDIMDGSVAFGSARDNWAMSVPFMKKKNIGFKDILKIYELSGEERKKWVWENAPLHEVVLDMVIKHLPDPLEAQKYRIPKIWHGDPESEFGKDIISCNPNGKVAQMEEVTAGNVLAIAGVVGNAGETITAEPEQAFTELKHIFEPVITKAIEAAKPMDLPKLVEVLRKVAKEDPSIKIEINEETGEHLMSGMGELHLEIIEGRIKTEKGVDVKTSPPIVVYRESITKQSPEIEGKTPNKHNKFMFVVEPLNDEIYKAAVDGILPEMRIRKKDEELWKNLEIRGMDSKTSRRVKDIYKDNMLIEITRGEVHLPEVMELIIDAFEEVMRAGPLCREPCNKIKVTLTDVKLHEDAIHRGPAQVYPAVREGIRGAMMYAKPVLLEPLQVLLIEGPAEYMGEISKLVSRKRGQLFEMNQEGMGFVAKAKMPVAELLGWASDLRSATSGRGVSSLIDQMFEPVPAELQAIIIKKIIERKGLTEGQLGA
- a CDS encoding HIT family protein, producing the protein MELTKDQSDAMQEKISKMSPEELKEFQKQQCVFCHIISGKVQSKKVYEDDKCIAVLDINPANPGHMLVLPKEHYSIMPQIPEDEVGYYFKVAKALSQVSLKALQSHGTTIFVANGIAAGQKAQHFMVHVIPRVENDNVGLEIPHNRISEDDLNKVRKLLAEKLGAVEAEIVEEPKKELEEKKEIKPEKKAKKEKTDKKSEEKVDLDDIAKLLGGGK
- a CDS encoding 30S ribosomal protein S28e is translated as MAKPQTDVTKHLKTDGKKEVQQRPQKAEEEKKGVISFTQAIPARVEEVIGRTGTRGEAIQIRCKVLEGRDQNKTLRRNVKGPIRIGDILMLRETEIEAQRLTQSGRK
- a CDS encoding HIT domain-containing protein, which encodes MMDNCPFCAIIEGKAASKKIYEDEKIIAILDLNPANVGHVLVMPKEHYPIIEQVPDPLVDALFKIANRISMTVFETLKAEGTNIIVTNGIAAGQKAAHFMVHIIPRAQNDNINFNWKPKQLSEEEMSTVELKLKEQAKKIGEFEREKPKPIVIEDKTEKIPEKIGKEENYLIKQLERIP
- a CDS encoding ribosomal L7Ae/L30e/S12e/Gadd45 family protein, which codes for MAEASKETIEKVCKEKNIACVKVTSREELGAAAGLDVPTVSVAIVNEGEAKDLLKEITNSLR
- the ndk gene encoding nucleoside-diphosphate kinase, with the translated sequence MIERTFIMMKPDAVQRSISGKIIDRFENAGLKIVGMKMVWLSKDFSKKHYEAHIKKPFYKGLEDFITSGPVIAIVMEGLHAVEIVRKLVGATEPRTALPGTIRGDFAHHSYEYTDRKGISIKNLIHASSSKEEAKKEIELWFNKNELHSYKTVHEIHVF
- a CDS encoding 50S ribosomal protein L24; protein product: MAKCIFCSNLLKPGTGKMLVKNDGSMLYFCSSKCERNLNLNRSPRKLKWTAEHKRLKEGKK